Part of the Mycolicibacterium mengxianglii genome is shown below.
TCTTCGGCTTCGCTCCGGGTTTCGGTGTGCGGTTGTTCGCAGCACTGCCACCGCGTGCGGCGGTGTTGGTTTTGGGCGTGTTGCCGTTCTGGCTCGTCGGCTTCTGGATCTCGGGCTTCTGGCTCGTCGGCTTCTGGGTCTCAGGCTTGGCGCTGTCGGTCTCCGGCTCAACCGGGTCGACGGCGGTGCTGTCCGCTCCGGGTGCGCTCTTCTTCTTGCCGGGCTTGGCCCCCGGTGCCGGCGCATTGGCGGCCCGCCGCTCGAGCTGCTCCTGCTTCTTGGCTTCTTCTTCTTCTTCGATCTTGCCGAACACGTAGTGCTGCTGAGCGAAGGTCCAGATGTTGTTGGCGAACCAGTACAGAATGATCGCCAGGGGCAGGAACGGGCCGCCGACAGTGACACCCAACGGGAACACGTACAGGGCCAGTTTGTTCATGATCGCGGTCTGCGGGTTGGCCGCAGCTTCTGGGGACTGCCGTGCGATCGAGGCGCGGCTGTTGAAGTACGTGGCGACGCCCGCCAGGATCATGATCGGCACCCCGACACCGATCACTGCGACTCGGTTGAACTCGGTGAAGGCATCCAGACCAGTGGTCTGAATCATCGTTGCGCCCAGCGGAGCTCCGAACAGGTTGGCGTCCAAGAAGTGC
Proteins encoded:
- the yidC gene encoding membrane protein insertase YidC; the protein is MFNWFSLDIIYYPVSGIMWLWYKAFAFLLGPSNFFAWALSVMFLVFSLRAILYKPFVRQIRTTRQMQELQPQIKALQKKYGKDRQRMALEMQKLQREHGFNPILGCLPMLAQIPVFIGLFHVLRSFNRTQGGFGQLQLTVEENRATGNYFFSPADVAHFLDANLFGAPLGATMIQTTGLDAFTEFNRVAVIGVGVPIMILAGVATYFNSRASIARQSPEAAANPQTAIMNKLALYVFPLGVTVGGPFLPLAIILYWFANNIWTFAQQHYVFGKIEEEEEAKKQEQLERRAANAPAPGAKPGKKKSAPGADSTAVDPVEPETDSAKPETQKPTSQKPEIQKPTSQNGNTPKTNTAARGGSAANNRTPKPGAKPKKRKR